A genomic window from Hypomesus transpacificus isolate Combined female chromosome 15, fHypTra1, whole genome shotgun sequence includes:
- the stard10 gene encoding START domain-containing protein 10, producing the protein MSGEGVLIPDDRAFASFKAECLCEEGWGLTYNKAGTTVWTQVLESEKSLHKIKCRMVCKDVSAEAMYDVLHDIEYRRKWDANVIETFDIGKLTVNTDVGYYSWKCPKPLRNRDVITLRSWLPMGGDYIIMNYSVKHSKYPPKKELVRAVSIQTGYLIQSQGPNQCTLTYLAQVDPRGSLPKWVVNKSSQFLAPKAMKKINKACLKYAEWKQRHNPGFKPWLYPEQTTLPSIHLSDLSIQHADSLENIDESSLTETHERDSD; encoded by the exons ATGTCGGGTGAGGGTGTTTTGATACCAGACGATCGAGCGTTTGCCAGTTTCAAGGCGGAATGCCTGTGTGAGGAAGGCTGGGGTCTGACATACAACAAGGCGGGCACCACGGTGTGGACCCAAGTTCTGGAGTCGGAAAAATCACTACACAAAATTAAG TGTCGGATGGTGTGTAAAGATGTGTCAGCTGAAGCCATGTACGACGTTCTTCATGACATTGAGTACCGGAGAAAATGGGACGCAAATGTGATCGAGACCTTTGACATTGGGAAACTGACCGTCAACACGGACGTGGGATATTACTCAt GGAAGTGTCCTAAGCCTCTTCGAAACCGTGATGTCATCACTCTAAGGTCCTGGCTACCAATGGGAGGAGATTACATCATCATGAACTACTCTGTTAAACATTCC AAATATCCCCCCAAAAAGGAGTTGGTACGAGCCGTATCTATTCAGACGGGCTACTTGATCCAGAGTCAAGGACCAAACCAATGCACTCTGACCTACCTGGCCCAGGTGGACCCGcgag gtTCCCTTCCCAAGTGGGTTGTGAACAAGTCTTCCCAGTTTCTTGCTCCCAAA gcaATGAAGAAGATCAACAAGGCATGTTTGAAGTATGCAGAGTGGAAACAGAGACACAACCCTGGCTTTAAACCCTGGCTCTACCCTGAGCAGACTACACTACCCAGCATCCACCTCTCTGATCTGAGCATCCAGCATGCTGACAGCCTGGAGAACATCGACGAGAGTTCCCTCACTGAGACACACGAAAGAGACAGCGACTAA